The following proteins are co-located in the Candidatus Binataceae bacterium genome:
- a CDS encoding DUF445 family protein, translated as QFAEKLPEMVSKFSHDPDFLNYVEDEIHRLGVRLQTADTTEREHVLRWVEEVLNKSIGNLKGEIARLVVENLNRQTDEQIRRQIEDKTRTHLEWIRVNGSLFGALFGLCAAFLRSSLPLKLYAGIARGFTPYR; from the coding sequence CAGTTCGCCGAAAAACTTCCCGAGATGGTTTCCAAATTCAGCCACGATCCGGACTTCCTGAACTATGTCGAGGACGAGATTCATCGCCTGGGCGTCCGGCTCCAGACCGCCGACACCACCGAGCGCGAGCACGTGCTGCGATGGGTCGAAGAGGTGCTGAATAAGTCCATCGGCAACCTGAAAGGCGAGATCGCGCGGCTGGTGGTGGAAAATCTGAACCGCCAGACAGACGAGCAGATCCGCCGTCAGATCGAAGACAAAACCCGCACCCATCTTGAATGGATCCGCGTCAACGGCAGCCTGTTCGGAGCACTGTTCGGACTGTGTGCGGCTTTCCTGCGCAGTTCGTTGCCGCTGAAACTGTATGCGGGGATAGCGCGCGGCTTCACGCCGTACCGGTAG
- a CDS encoding zinc ribbon domain-containing protein yields MPIYEYHCADCDRSFEAYVRPGAQETECPACHGGNIARELSVFAAARGASGAPNGGDFSGGSGAMGGGGCCGGGCGCR; encoded by the coding sequence ATGCCGATCTACGAATACCACTGTGCCGATTGCGACCGTTCGTTCGAGGCCTACGTCCGCCCGGGCGCACAGGAGACGGAGTGTCCCGCCTGTCATGGCGGCAATATCGCACGGGAGCTTTCCGTCTTCGCCGCCGCGCGGGGCGCGTCGGGCGCGCCGAATGGCGGCGATTTCAGCGGCGGCTCCGGCGCGATGGGCGGCGGCGGATGCTGCGGCGGCGGCTGCGGCTGCCGCTAG
- the mce gene encoding methylmalonyl-CoA epimerase, which produces MLTRIHHVGVVVPSLEEGLKFWRDALGMRLTKSATIEEQGVRAALLEVGGSEVELLEPLSAEGGVGKFLARRGGGLHHVCFETDDVARELADARAKGIQLIDQSPRHGLAGMICFLHPKATRGVLVEYAQPFADESHAGGKSGE; this is translated from the coding sequence ATGTTGACGCGAATTCATCACGTGGGTGTGGTCGTTCCGAGCCTCGAAGAGGGGCTCAAGTTCTGGCGCGACGCGCTGGGGATGCGGCTCACCAAGAGCGCCACGATCGAGGAGCAGGGCGTGCGCGCTGCGCTGCTCGAGGTCGGCGGCAGCGAAGTCGAATTGCTCGAACCGCTCAGCGCCGAGGGCGGCGTGGGCAAGTTCCTCGCGCGCCGCGGCGGCGGATTGCATCACGTATGCTTCGAGACCGACGATGTCGCGCGCGAGCTTGCGGACGCCAGGGCGAAGGGAATCCAGCTGATCGATCAATCGCCGCGCCACGGCCTCGCCGGCATGATCTGCTTTCTCCATCCCAAGGCGACGCGCGGCGTGCTGGTCGAATACGCGCAGCCGTTCGCCGACGAATCCCACGCGGGCGGCAAGTCCGGGGAGTAA